TCCGACCTGGTCCTGGTCACCGACGTCGGCCATCTGCTCATCGACGACCGGCCGGTACGCCGGATCAGCGCGGCGGACGCCGCCGCCTTCCGCGACCAGGGCGCCAAGGGCGGCATGCGCAAGAAGCTGCGGGCCGCCGGCGAGGCCCTGGAAGGCGGGGTGGAGCGGGTCGTCATCGGCAGCGCCGCCGTCACGGAGCTGCTGGACGGCTCCACCGGCACGCTGATCACCCGGTCGGAAGGCGGAGAGGCATGACGCGGTCCCGTGTGCTGGTCGTCAACAACGGAACGCTGTCGCTCAGGCAACTCCGCGCCCGATTTGAAGAGTTGGGCTCGGATACGGAGGCGGTCGACGCCTCCTCCGTACCCGCCCGGGTGGGCGGCCGCTACCAGGCCATCGTGCTGAGCGGCACCAAGGTGCGCGCGTACGACAGCGCGTTCTACAAGCCCCTGATCGACCTGGTCACGACAGCGGACGTGCCGGTCTTCGGCATCTGCGGCGGGATGCAGATCCTCGCCGTCGCGGCAGGCGGCCGACTCGCGGAGGGGCCGCAGCGGGTCGGCGGCTACGAGGTGCGGGTGGACACGGAGGAGCCGCTCTTCACCTATGTGAAGCCCACGGTCACCGTCTTCCACCGGCACACCCTCTACCTCCAGGAGGCCCCGGCGGGCTACCGCTCCATCGGCCGCTCCGAGCACGCGCCCGTGGAGTTCCTCCGCTCGGACGACGGCCGGATCCACGGCGCCCAGGCCCACCTGGAGTTCCGCACGGACGGCCTGGAGATCCTGCGGGGCTTCGCGCGGCTCTACCAGTGACCGAGCCCTCCACCGACCCTTCGTACAGGACAAGGACTTCGCCATGAGCGCAGCAGTACCGGAAGAACCGCAGGACCCCGCCCTCACCGTCCACCTCAACGGCAGCGGTGGTGCCATCAAGGGATGGGTGGTCATCGACACACTCGTCGACGGCCTGGCGATGGGCGGCACCCGGATGACCACCGGGGTGAGTGAGGAGGAAGTCGCCGGCCTGGCACGGGACATGACCGAGAAGTTCACCCTGGCCGGGCTGCGCATCGGCGGCGCCAAGGCCGGGATCGTCGCCGACGGTACGAACTCCGGGGGCGCGGCCCGCGAGGAGACCTTCCGCACCTTCGGCCGCACGGTGAAGCCGCTTCTGCACGGCGGCATCCACCTCGGCATCGACATGGGCGTCACCCCCGCCGACCGGGCCGTCTTCTTCGAGGAGGCGGAGTACGACCCCCGCTACCGGCTCGGCGCCCCCGACATGCCGATCGACTGGCGTACGTACTACGAGCCCCTGATCGACGCCACCGGCCATGGCGTCGGCGTCGCCGCGATCACCGCCCTGGAGGCGAGCGGCCGCACCGAGCCCGCCCGGGTGGTGGTGCAGGGGTTCGGCGCGGTGGGCCGGGCGGTGGCGCGGTTCCTGGAGGACCGGGGGCACATCGTCGTGGGCATCGCGGACATCCAGGGCACGATCAGCGCGGACCGGCTTCCGGTCGCCGAACTCGTCGCCGTCACCGACCAGTTCGGCGCGATCGACCGCGCCCGCCTGCCGCAGGACGTGAAGCTCTCCGGTGAACCGGACGCCTGGCTGGACGTGGACGCGGACATCCTGATCCTGGCCGCGCAGAAGTACGCGATCAACGCGGAGAATGCCCACCGACTGCGGGCCGGCCTGGTGGTGGAGGGCGCCAACCTCGCCTCCAGCGCGGCGGCCAAGGAGAAGGTGGCCGCCTCGGGGGCCGGGCTGGTCCCGGGCGTGATCGCCAACATCGGCGGCGCCGCCTCGGCTGCCCTGGCCGTCACCCGGGTCGTCCCGTTCGACCTGGCGGCCGAGGCGCGCAAGGCCTGGGTCTTCGACTGGGTCGGCGACCGGGTCCGCCGGAACACCCGGGACCTGCTGGAGATCGCGGCCTCCCGGGCGGGCGACCCGCTGCCGGAGCTGCTGGCGGCGCGCCGGAAGGAGCGCTGATGAGCACGGCGGCGAGGGAGCGGCCGGCCCCTGTCGCCGGGGCCGGTGCGCAGGGGCGCGCCGGAACCGACGTGGAGCGCGCCGAGGCATACCGCCGTCGGGGCTGGTGGCGGGACGAGACCTTCCTCGACGATCTGCACCGCCAGGCCCGGGAGCACCCACGCCGGCTGGCCATCGCGGGCCGGCGCGTGGCGGAGTCGCGTACGGACACCCTCGACTACGCCGAACTGGACCGTCTGACGAACCGGTTCGCGCTGGCCCTGCTCGAACTGGGGTTGCGGCGCGGGGACTTCGTCGCCGTACAGCTGCCCAACCGGTGGGAGATGGTGCCGCTGATCTTCGCCTCCATCCGGGTCGGCGCGGTCATCATCCCGATCTCCCCGATCTGCACGGAGGAGGAGCTGCGCCACCGTCTCGGCCTCACCGAGGCCCGGGTGTGCGTCACGCTCCCGGAGTGGTCCGGCACACCGCTGGCGGAGACCGCCACCCGGCTGAAGGCCGAACTCCCCTCCCTGAAGCATGTGCTGGTGGTGGACGGCCCGCCGCCCGAAGGCGCGCTCCCCTTCCACGAGCACTTCGTGGCGCAGGAGCGGGAGGAGCGGGAAGGCGCCGCCGCCCGGCTGGACGGGCTGGCGCTCGGCGCGGACGACCCGTTCGTGGTGCTGTTCACCTCCGGCACCACGGGCCTGTCCAAGGGGGTGCTGCACAGCCAGAACACGGTGCACTCGGCGGTACGCGGCTACGTCGACGCGTTCGGAGCGGGTGATGGCGAGGGCCAGGAGTGGGTGGCGGCGGTCTCCACGCCACTGGTCCACTACTCGGGCTTCGCCCAAGGGGTGTTGGCCGGGGTCATGCTGGGCGGGACCGTCGCCTTCCAGGACGTACGCCGTAACGAGGCGCTCCTGGACCTGGTGGAGCGGTACGGGGCGACCCTGCTCTACGGGCCGCCCGCCACCCTCGCCGATGTGGCCGCCTCCCAGCGGGCCGAGCGGCGGGACACGAGCACGCTGCGGCATGTGGTGATCGGCTCGGCGCCGGTCCTCCAGGAGCTGGCGGACGAGGTCCACGAGACGCTCGGCGCCCGCGCCCACTCGCTGTGGGGCATGTCGGAGAACGGCCCGGTGACCACCACCCGGCCCGAGGACCCTGAGGGCTGGTCGGCGCGGAGCAACGGCCGCGCGATCGACGCGATGGAGACCCGGATCGAGGCGTCGGGTGCGTACGGGGGCTCGGCGGGCCCCGTCGGCCGGCTCAAGGTGCGCGGCGCGTCGCTGGCGCTCGGCTACCACCGGCGGCCCGAGGCGTTCGCGGCCGAGCTGGACGAGGACGGCTGGTTCGACACCGGCGACCTCGCCCGGGACGACGGCCAGGGCGGCATCCGCATCATCGGCCGGGCCCGGGACGCGGTGCTGCGGGACGGGCGGGTGGCGCCGATGACGGAGCTGGAGGCGGTGATCGGCAGCCACCCCAGGGCGGAGGAGGCGGCGCTGGTGGGGCTGGAGACGGCCGGCGGGGAGGGCCCCGGCAACGTGATCGTCGCCGTGGTGGTCCCGCGCGGCGGCCCGGGCCCGACGCTGGAGGAGGTCCGGGCCCGGGTCACGGATGCGGGCCACGACGCCCGCTTCCTGCCGGACCGGCTGGAACTCGTCCCCGCGCTTCCCAAGACCCTCACCGGCAAGGTCCGCAAGGCGGAACTGCGGGAGCGGTACGCGACGAGCCCCTCAGCTCCCTGACCCGTACACCCCGTTCCTTGGCTTTCAACACCCTTACCGATCACTGGAGTCGCTGTCATGCCCGAACCCCCACCGGTCTCCGCCCCCGTCTCCATGTCGGCGACCCTCGCCGCCGACGAGGCCCTGGCCCGACGGCGCCGGGCCGGGGAGCGGGTCCTGTCGATGGCGAGCGGGGAGATCGGCCTGCCCGTCCTCCCGGCCCTCAGGGACCGGCTCGCGGCGGCGGCCGACGAGAACGCGTACGGCTCCGTCGCCGGTTCCGCCGCCCTGCGCACCGCCGTCGCCGGGTACTGGGAGCGGCGCGGCCTGGGCATCGACCCGGGGCTGATCGTGGCGGGCCCCGGCAGCAAGTCGCTCCTCTTCGCCCTGCTGCTGGCCATCGGCGGGGACGTGATCGTGCCGGTGCCGAGCTGGGTGAGTTACGCGGCCCAGGCCCGGCTGGTCGGGGCGCGGCCCATCCCCGTACCGATTCTGCCGGGGCAGGGCGGGGTGCCCGACCCGGACCGGCTGCGCGAGGCGGTCGCCGACGCGCGGGCGGCCGGGCAGCACCCCCGGGCGGTGGTCGTGACCGTGCCGGACAACCCGACCGGGACGGTCGCCTCGGCCGCCACCGTACGGCGGCTGGCACAGGCGGCCCGCGAACTGGACCTGGTCATCGTCTCCGACGAGATCTACTGCGATCTCGTGTACGACAGCTCCGGGCCCGCCGTCTCCCCGGCCCTGCACGCCCCCGAACGGACCGTCGTCACCACCGGGCTCACCAAGAACCTCGCGCTCGGCGGCTGGCGCACCGGCGTGGCCCGGCTGCCCGACAGTGAGCCGGGGCGCGCTCTGCACACCCGGCTCACCGCGGTCGCCAGCCAGATCTGGTCCTCCCCACCCGCACCGGTGCAGACGGCGGCCGCGTACGCCTTCGGTGAGCCGCCGGAGGTCACCGAACGCGTCGCGGCGAGCCGGCGGCTGCACGAGACGGTGGTGCGCGCGGTCGCCGCCCGCTTCACCGCCGTGGGCGCGCAGCTCGCCCCCGTGGCCGCGACCTGCTACCTCTACCCGGACTTCGAGCCTCTGCGCGAGCACTTGGCCCAGGCGCACGGCGTGCACGGCGGCGACGGTCTGGCCGCGCTGCTCTCCGAGCGGTACGGGGTCGGCGTCCTGCCCGCCACCGCGTTCGGGGAGGCCGCCCGCCCCCTGCGCATCCGCGCGGCGACCAGCCACTTCTACGGCGAGACCGCCGAGCGGCGCAGGGCGGCCCTGGAATCGGCGGACCCGCTCGCCCTGCCGTGGATACGGGAGTCCGTCGACCGGGTCGGCGAGGTCCTGGCCGACCTGACGGGGACGCCGGTCCCCGCTCCCGCCCCGCACGCCTGATGTCACCCCGCCCCCACCCGCGTACCCCGTATGTCACACGCACCTCTTACGTCATAGGAGTCACCGATGCCCCACTCCCACCTCCCCGTCCTCTTCGAGGCCCTGTACGGCGGCGAACGCCATGTCGGCTTCGGCCGCCCCGAGGAGGGCACGCAGCAGACCCTGTACCGGGTGGCGGACGGCCAGGTCGCCGCCGCCTTCATCGCCACCGACGGCTCGGAGGGGGCGCTGCGGGCCGCGCTCACCGAGGGTGCGGCGGCGGTCGTCGTCACGGCCGGGGACCCGGAACTGCGCCTGTTGCCGCCCCTGCTCCCGCAGGCCACGGGCAACGCCCTGCTGAGCGGCTTCATGGGCACGCACAAGAAGAAGTGGGGTGGCCAAACCGCTCCGGATGGCGGTGAGTTCACGCCGCCCAAGTGGTTCTTCAAGGGGTTCGGCGACTGGGTGAAGCTGCCCGGCGAGGACCTGGTCGTCCCGGCCCGCCCGGTCGCCCTCATCGAGGAGCCCGAGATCGCCCTCGTCTACGTCAACGACGCCGACGGCACCCCGCACTACGCCGGCTACACCTTCGGCAACGACCTGTGCGACATCGGCCTGCACCGCCAGGACCCGGGCTACAACCCGTACTGCAAGCTGTGCGACACCGCCCTCACCCCGTGGCTCTTCCTCGGCCCGCCGCCGCGCACGGTGACCGGCCGGGTCACCATCGTCCGGGACGGCACGACGGCCTGGGAGGGACCCTTCGACTGCGGCGACGACGCCCTCTACCACCGGATCCAGGACATGGCGGACCACCTGTTCACCTTCCCGGCGGTACGGCGGCCCGGGCTGGTCAACTACGTGCTCCTGGGCGCCGACGAGGCCAGCTTCCACGACGGGTTCCGGATCGAGGACGGCGACCGCATCGCCATCGACGTGAAGAGCCACGGGGTCGCCTTCGAGAACCAGGTGCGGTACGTCTCCCCGGCCCCGGCCACCACCCCGGCCGCCGCTCCGGCGCCTGTCGCCGCACCATGAACACCTCGTGAAGTAGGGCCGGTTGACCTGTGCAGACGCCAGCGGCCCCAGGCACGCTCTGAGAACCGTCCTTCCCCACCCGATCCCCGGCTCGCCCCCCGCCCCCGCCGGACTTCCCAGGAGGAGACCGCACCGTGCCCGCCACCGCCAAGAAACAGGTGCATCTCGCAGCGCAGCTGCCCGGCATCCACAATGTGACTGTCTGGTCGGACCCGCGCTCCGAGAGCCAGATAGCCATCGACTCCTTCATCCGGCTCGCGCAGACCATCGAACGCGGCAAGTTCGACTTCTTCTTCCTTGCCGAAGGGCTGCGGCTGCGCGAGCACAAGGGGCAGGTCTACGACCTGGACATCGCGGGACGCCCCGAGAA
This DNA window, taken from Streptomyces griseus subsp. griseus, encodes the following:
- a CDS encoding type 1 glutamine amidotransferase, yielding MTRSRVLVVNNGTLSLRQLRARFEELGSDTEAVDASSVPARVGGRYQAIVLSGTKVRAYDSAFYKPLIDLVTTADVPVFGICGGMQILAVAAGGRLAEGPQRVGGYEVRVDTEEPLFTYVKPTVTVFHRHTLYLQEAPAGYRSIGRSEHAPVEFLRSDDGRIHGAQAHLEFRTDGLEILRGFARLYQ
- a CDS encoding Glu/Leu/Phe/Val dehydrogenase dimerization domain-containing protein, with amino-acid sequence MSAAVPEEPQDPALTVHLNGSGGAIKGWVVIDTLVDGLAMGGTRMTTGVSEEEVAGLARDMTEKFTLAGLRIGGAKAGIVADGTNSGGAAREETFRTFGRTVKPLLHGGIHLGIDMGVTPADRAVFFEEAEYDPRYRLGAPDMPIDWRTYYEPLIDATGHGVGVAAITALEASGRTEPARVVVQGFGAVGRAVARFLEDRGHIVVGIADIQGTISADRLPVAELVAVTDQFGAIDRARLPQDVKLSGEPDAWLDVDADILILAAQKYAINAENAHRLRAGLVVEGANLASSAAAKEKVAASGAGLVPGVIANIGGAASAALAVTRVVPFDLAAEARKAWVFDWVGDRVRRNTRDLLEIAASRAGDPLPELLAARRKER
- a CDS encoding AMP-binding protein produces the protein MSTAARERPAPVAGAGAQGRAGTDVERAEAYRRRGWWRDETFLDDLHRQAREHPRRLAIAGRRVAESRTDTLDYAELDRLTNRFALALLELGLRRGDFVAVQLPNRWEMVPLIFASIRVGAVIIPISPICTEEELRHRLGLTEARVCVTLPEWSGTPLAETATRLKAELPSLKHVLVVDGPPPEGALPFHEHFVAQEREEREGAAARLDGLALGADDPFVVLFTSGTTGLSKGVLHSQNTVHSAVRGYVDAFGAGDGEGQEWVAAVSTPLVHYSGFAQGVLAGVMLGGTVAFQDVRRNEALLDLVERYGATLLYGPPATLADVAASQRAERRDTSTLRHVVIGSAPVLQELADEVHETLGARAHSLWGMSENGPVTTTRPEDPEGWSARSNGRAIDAMETRIEASGAYGGSAGPVGRLKVRGASLALGYHRRPEAFAAELDEDGWFDTGDLARDDGQGGIRIIGRARDAVLRDGRVAPMTELEAVIGSHPRAEEAALVGLETAGGEGPGNVIVAVVVPRGGPGPTLEEVRARVTDAGHDARFLPDRLELVPALPKTLTGKVRKAELRERYATSPSAP
- a CDS encoding pyridoxal phosphate-dependent aminotransferase, with amino-acid sequence MPEPPPVSAPVSMSATLAADEALARRRRAGERVLSMASGEIGLPVLPALRDRLAAAADENAYGSVAGSAALRTAVAGYWERRGLGIDPGLIVAGPGSKSLLFALLLAIGGDVIVPVPSWVSYAAQARLVGARPIPVPILPGQGGVPDPDRLREAVADARAAGQHPRAVVVTVPDNPTGTVASAATVRRLAQAARELDLVIVSDEIYCDLVYDSSGPAVSPALHAPERTVVTTGLTKNLALGGWRTGVARLPDSEPGRALHTRLTAVASQIWSSPPAPVQTAAAYAFGEPPEVTERVAASRRLHETVVRAVAARFTAVGAQLAPVAATCYLYPDFEPLREHLAQAHGVHGGDGLAALLSERYGVGVLPATAFGEAARPLRIRAATSHFYGETAERRRAALESADPLALPWIRESVDRVGEVLADLTGTPVPAPAPHA
- a CDS encoding fumarylacetoacetate (FAA) hydrolase: MPHSHLPVLFEALYGGERHVGFGRPEEGTQQTLYRVADGQVAAAFIATDGSEGALRAALTEGAAAVVVTAGDPELRLLPPLLPQATGNALLSGFMGTHKKKWGGQTAPDGGEFTPPKWFFKGFGDWVKLPGEDLVVPARPVALIEEPEIALVYVNDADGTPHYAGYTFGNDLCDIGLHRQDPGYNPYCKLCDTALTPWLFLGPPPRTVTGRVTIVRDGTTAWEGPFDCGDDALYHRIQDMADHLFTFPAVRRPGLVNYVLLGADEASFHDGFRIEDGDRIAIDVKSHGVAFENQVRYVSPAPATTPAAAPAPVAAP